In the Deinococcus ficus genome, one interval contains:
- a CDS encoding GNAT family N-acetyltransferase: MPELSPTVIRAAQIFDAPFAAPLIQETIGAIGRALTGTTSDGDAAHVIAEFFPLRGHRLSFTNTLIAERGGRPVGLLVAYPGELAVMLDQPFREHRRSLGLPPTVDSEGLPGELYLDTLAVTAGARGQGVGSALLEAAPDLARRAGVRRLGLLVEDGNPAVGLYARHGFTPAGERVVAGGRFMHLTRDLE, from the coding sequence ATGCCCGAGCTCTCCCCCACCGTGATCCGCGCCGCCCAGATTTTTGACGCGCCATTTGCCGCACCGCTGATTCAGGAGACGATCGGCGCCATCGGGCGGGCGCTGACGGGCACCACGTCGGACGGGGACGCGGCGCACGTGATCGCGGAGTTCTTCCCGCTGCGGGGGCACCGCCTGAGCTTCACGAACACCCTGATCGCCGAACGCGGCGGCCGGCCGGTGGGCCTGCTAGTGGCGTACCCGGGCGAGCTGGCGGTGATGCTGGACCAGCCGTTCCGCGAGCACCGCCGCAGCCTGGGCCTGCCCCCCACCGTGGATTCCGAGGGCCTGCCCGGCGAGCTGTATCTGGACACCCTGGCCGTCACGGCCGGGGCGCGCGGGCAGGGGGTGGGGTCGGCCCTGCTGGAGGCGGCCCCGGACCTGGCGCGGCGGGCGGGCGTGCGCCGGCTGGGCCTGCTCGTCGAGGACGGGAACCCGGCGGTGGGCCTGTACGCCCGGCACGGTTTCACGCCGGCCGGGGAGCGGGTGGTGGCCGGCGGGCGCTTCATGCACCTCACCCGCGACCTGGAGTAA
- a CDS encoding alpha-amylase family glycosyl hydrolase yields the protein MNDSSGRVANPADLKWWQSGIIYQIYPRSFQDSNGDGIGDLKGITARLPYIASLGVDAVWLSPIFVSPMRDFGYDVADYCDVDPIFGTLEEFDALVAEAHRLGLKVMLDYVPNHCSSAHPWFEEALTGKDSPKRDWFVWHDGRIGPDGTRYLPNNWRSFFGGPAWTLDEASGQYFLHQFLSSQPDLNWRNPEVRAAMFDALRFWMRRGVDGFRVDVIWLLAEDEEFRDEPVRALDPGSLLAVFPEHASLEHIYTQDQPDTRTYVREMRQVIDEFDDRMMVGEIYLPLEQLLAYSGTPDEPMVHLPFNFHLISMTWDAAHVRAFVDDYDARSVQAGAWPNFVLGNHDQRRFKSRVGEAQYRVAQTLVLTLRGTPTVYYGDEIGMHDVVIPPHRLVDPAGLQQPGSPEAGRDPERTPMQWEAGPNAGFSPEGVEPWLPVADDADQINVAAQEADPDSDLNYFRALTALRRAHPALVAGSYRSLDTGQPDVFAYVREHEGETVTVLLNFSAEDRPLTDLTATRTLLSSLKGKPDPAAPLGPNEARVVLG from the coding sequence ATGAACGACAGCAGCGGACGCGTGGCGAACCCCGCCGACCTGAAATGGTGGCAGAGCGGCATCATCTACCAGATCTACCCGCGGTCCTTTCAGGACAGCAACGGCGACGGCATCGGGGACCTGAAGGGCATCACGGCGCGGCTGCCGTACATCGCCTCGCTGGGCGTGGACGCCGTGTGGCTCTCCCCCATCTTCGTCTCGCCCATGCGTGACTTCGGGTACGACGTCGCCGACTACTGCGACGTGGACCCCATTTTCGGCACCCTGGAGGAATTCGACGCGCTGGTCGCCGAGGCGCACCGCCTGGGCCTGAAGGTGATGCTGGACTACGTGCCCAACCACTGCTCCTCGGCGCACCCCTGGTTCGAGGAGGCGCTGACCGGCAAGGACAGCCCCAAACGCGACTGGTTCGTGTGGCACGACGGCCGCATCGGCCCGGACGGCACGCGGTACCTGCCGAACAACTGGCGCTCCTTTTTCGGCGGACCCGCCTGGACGCTGGACGAGGCGAGCGGACAGTACTTCCTGCACCAGTTCCTGAGCAGCCAGCCGGACCTGAACTGGCGCAACCCCGAGGTCCGCGCGGCCATGTTCGACGCGCTGAGATTCTGGATGCGCCGCGGCGTGGACGGCTTCCGCGTGGACGTCATCTGGCTGCTCGCCGAGGACGAGGAGTTCCGCGACGAGCCCGTGCGCGCCCTGGACCCCGGCAGCCTGCTGGCCGTGTTCCCGGAACACGCCTCGCTGGAACACATCTACACGCAGGACCAGCCGGACACCCGCACCTACGTGCGCGAGATGCGGCAGGTGATCGACGAGTTCGACGACCGCATGATGGTCGGGGAGATCTACCTGCCGCTGGAGCAGCTGCTGGCGTACTCCGGCACGCCGGACGAACCCATGGTGCACCTGCCCTTCAATTTCCACCTGATCAGCATGACCTGGGACGCCGCGCACGTCCGCGCCTTCGTGGACGACTACGACGCCCGCAGCGTGCAGGCCGGCGCGTGGCCGAACTTCGTGCTCGGCAACCACGACCAGCGCCGCTTCAAGTCCCGCGTGGGCGAGGCGCAGTACCGCGTCGCGCAGACCCTGGTGCTCACCCTGCGCGGCACGCCCACCGTGTACTACGGCGACGAGATCGGCATGCACGACGTGGTCATCCCCCCGCACCGCCTGGTGGACCCCGCCGGGCTGCAGCAGCCGGGCAGCCCCGAGGCGGGCCGCGACCCGGAACGCACCCCCATGCAGTGGGAGGCGGGCCCCAACGCCGGGTTCAGCCCCGAGGGCGTGGAGCCCTGGCTGCCGGTCGCGGACGACGCCGACCAGATCAACGTGGCCGCCCAGGAAGCGGACCCGGACAGCGACCTGAACTACTTCCGGGCGCTGACCGCCTTGCGCCGCGCGCACCCGGCGCTGGTGGCCGGGTCGTACCGCAGCCTGGACACCGGGCAGCCCGACGTGTTCGCGTACGTCCGCGAGCATGAGGGCGAGACCGTCACGGTCCTACTGAACTTCAGCGCCGAGGACCGCCCCCTGACCGACCTGACGGCCACCCGCACGCTGCTGAGCAGCCTGAAGGGCAAGCCCGACCCGGCCGCGCCGCTCGGCCCGAACGAGGCGCGCGTCGTTCTCGGCTGA
- the yidD gene encoding membrane protein insertion efficiency factor YidD, with protein sequence MRPSARTVDAAALRGIRLYQRFLSPRKGFRCAHAALTGGESCSAAVARIVREDGLIAGRGRVAAQFRACRAAHAALHGGLLPHPGAFGSQVQAGRVQGVCCCGPVPIPFRCG encoded by the coding sequence ATGAGGCCCTCTGCCCGGACCGTGGACGCCGCCGCGCTGCGTGGCATCCGGCTGTACCAGCGTTTCCTGTCGCCGCGCAAGGGGTTCCGCTGCGCGCACGCGGCCCTGACCGGTGGGGAGTCCTGCTCGGCTGCGGTCGCGCGGATCGTGCGGGAGGATGGGCTGATCGCCGGGCGGGGAAGGGTCGCGGCGCAGTTCCGGGCGTGCCGGGCGGCACACGCCGCGCTGCACGGGGGCCTGCTGCCCCACCCGGGCGCGTTCGGCTCGCAGGTGCAGGCGGGCCGCGTGCAGGGCGTGTGCTGCTGCGGGCCGGTGCCGATTCCCTTCCGCTGCGGGTAA
- the mnmE gene encoding tRNA uridine-5-carboxymethylaminomethyl(34) synthesis GTPase MnmE yields MTRTGLTDTIAAIATAPGSAGVGIVRVSGEGAHAIADALFRGRRRPSRTPGGRFLFGHLLAADGEVLDEGLCLIFRAPRSYTGEDVVEFQSHGSPAVLGRVLGRVLELGARLARPGEFTLRAYLAGRLDLSQAEAVLGLVEAHTDAARRQASLGLSGALGARVARIGANLTRTLAAIQAMLDYPDEGVPEEDRDAPLTAAEADLSALVASARAGQVATRGARLALIGRPNAGKSSLLNALLGYERSIVTPIPGTTRDYLEAGVELAGVPVTLVDTAGIRDTRDEVEAAGVRQAVALAGAADLVLALEDGSLPREVLPTELPGGARVIRVRTKADLSAAWTDPAALDVSAVTGEGLPDLRDAISAALLGDTARGEAWLTTERQADAARRALGHVQAARTLPDDLAGWELEEALRALSDLTGRDVQEDVVDAVFRNFCVGK; encoded by the coding sequence GTGACACGCACCGGCCTGACCGACACCATCGCCGCGATCGCCACCGCGCCCGGCAGCGCGGGCGTGGGCATCGTGCGGGTCAGCGGCGAAGGCGCCCACGCCATCGCCGACGCCCTGTTCCGCGGCCGCCGCCGGCCCTCCCGCACGCCCGGCGGGCGCTTCCTGTTCGGGCACCTGCTCGCCGCGGACGGCGAGGTGCTCGACGAGGGCCTGTGCCTGATCTTCCGCGCGCCGCGCAGTTACACCGGCGAGGACGTCGTGGAATTCCAGTCGCACGGCAGCCCGGCCGTGCTGGGCCGCGTGCTGGGACGCGTGCTGGAACTGGGCGCGCGGCTGGCCCGGCCCGGCGAGTTCACGTTGCGGGCGTACCTGGCCGGCCGGCTGGACCTCAGCCAGGCTGAGGCGGTGCTGGGTCTGGTGGAGGCGCACACGGACGCCGCGCGGCGGCAGGCGAGCCTGGGGCTGAGCGGCGCGCTGGGCGCGCGGGTGGCGCGTATCGGCGCGAACCTCACGCGGACCCTGGCGGCCATTCAGGCCATGCTGGACTACCCGGACGAGGGCGTGCCCGAGGAGGACCGGGACGCGCCCCTCACGGCCGCCGAGGCGGACCTGTCGGCGCTGGTGGCGTCCGCCCGGGCGGGGCAGGTGGCGACCCGCGGGGCGCGGCTGGCCCTGATCGGCCGCCCGAACGCCGGGAAGTCCAGCCTGCTCAACGCCCTGCTGGGGTACGAGCGCAGCATCGTCACGCCCATTCCCGGCACCACCCGCGACTACCTGGAGGCTGGCGTGGAGCTGGCTGGGGTGCCGGTCACGCTGGTGGACACCGCCGGCATCCGCGACACCCGCGACGAGGTGGAGGCCGCCGGGGTGCGGCAGGCTGTGGCACTGGCCGGCGCGGCGGACCTGGTGCTGGCCCTGGAGGACGGCAGCCTGCCCCGCGAGGTTCTGCCCACCGAGTTGCCCGGGGGGGCGCGGGTGATCCGGGTGCGCACGAAAGCCGACCTGAGCGCCGCGTGGACGGACCCGGCGGCGCTGGACGTGAGTGCCGTGACCGGGGAGGGCCTCCCGGACCTGCGGGACGCGATCAGCGCGGCGCTGCTGGGCGACACGGCGCGCGGCGAGGCGTGGCTCACCACCGAACGGCAGGCCGATGCCGCCCGCCGCGCCCTGGGGCACGTGCAGGCCGCCCGCACCCTGCCGGACGACCTGGCCGGGTGGGAGCTGGAAGAGGCCCTGCGCGCCCTGTCGGACCTGACCGGCCGGGACGTGCAGGAGGACGTGGTGGACGCCGTGTTCCGGAACTTCTGCGTGGGGAAGTAA
- a CDS encoding DUF4388 domain-containing protein: MQHTTSLDAFDLLELLLMLSGQGKTGLMQVEPAGAGSAPFLLWLAAGRVQAVTYGPLRGAAALARMLGAPQGQFVFEPGLRVTAPDLDVSLDDLTWQALDAVALPAPDFSGPGRLTAPERVAALACSPEERTVLRRLEAQEPVGEVAGDPLGARVVAKLVRLGLLAPRRTRVARLTLGVTRQVRGAAVLDETILERWRVSGGGPVSQVAVRLDDGQVLVFPVRGGPDVGNALLLPPEVLVRHALRAGLSVLARPA; the protein is encoded by the coding sequence ATGCAGCACACCACCAGCCTGGACGCCTTCGACCTTCTGGAACTCCTGCTCATGCTGTCCGGGCAGGGGAAGACCGGCCTGATGCAGGTCGAGCCCGCCGGGGCCGGGTCGGCTCCCTTCCTGCTGTGGCTGGCGGCCGGCCGGGTGCAGGCCGTCACCTACGGCCCGCTGCGGGGCGCCGCGGCGCTCGCCCGGATGCTCGGCGCGCCGCAGGGGCAGTTCGTGTTCGAGCCTGGGCTGCGCGTGACCGCCCCGGACCTGGACGTCAGCCTGGACGACCTGACCTGGCAGGCGCTGGACGCCGTGGCCCTGCCCGCCCCGGATTTCAGCGGGCCCGGGCGCCTCACCGCGCCGGAGCGGGTGGCGGCGCTGGCCTGCTCCCCGGAGGAACGCACGGTGCTCCGCCGCCTGGAGGCTCAGGAGCCGGTCGGCGAGGTCGCGGGCGACCCGCTGGGCGCGCGGGTGGTGGCGAAACTCGTGCGCCTGGGCCTGCTCGCCCCCCGCAGGACCCGGGTGGCGCGCCTGACGCTGGGCGTGACCCGGCAGGTGCGCGGCGCGGCCGTGCTGGACGAGACCATACTGGAGCGCTGGCGGGTGTCGGGCGGCGGCCCGGTAAGTCAGGTCGCGGTGCGCCTGGACGACGGGCAGGTGCTGGTCTTCCCGGTGCGCGGCGGGCCGGACGTGGGCAACGCGCTGCTGCTCCCGCCCGAAGTGCTGGTGCGCCACGCCCTGCGCGCCGGCCTGAGCGTGCTGGCCCGGCCCGCCTGA
- a CDS encoding insulinase family protein produces the protein MTTAEPLPAAPQAGTRLGRYTVERTANLPEMQGTLVLLRHENGARHAHVIRDDENSAFGVTFPTVPRDSTGVAHILEHLVLMGSQKYPVRDPFFAMIPRSLNTFMNAMTAADWTTYPFSTRNEKDYFNLLGVYLDATFFPLMRYESFRQDGHRFEFATPDDPTTELKLQGVVYNEMKGAMATPGSVLHRAFGKALYPDLTYANNSGGAPSDIPSLTHQDLKNFHAAHYHPSNAYFFTYGKLPLERILAVIEEHVMGHFTASELDVSIPDQPPFPAPRRETVTYPSSDVERGAQVAVGWKLGLSSDADANLRWSVLSDVLLGNPAAPLTRPLIDSGLGSALTDVSGYRDSYREGAFAAGLKGLPAGKADEVEALVLDTLRAIVHDGIDPELVASSLHQFELSQKEVSNARFPFALGVMFRLLGPWMSGGDPVSGLRLDAQMERLRADLSGNARLFEDLIQRELLDNPHRVTLELAPDPDLAARAEADEQALVKRLSAEFTDEDRARIVQESLRLKEVQAEPYDPSTLPTLALEDVPTRVPRVAYSKEDAGRGVVGRAAQPTGGLTYVDVQVKLPEVPADLLDTLPLYAFAVTRGGAADLDYLALARRIEAVTGGVSASVGLGTTPDDLNTLRLNVTFAGKALARNGDALVGVLRDIIAQPRFTAERLEQLLKQRLAGMKAGVVSQGHVYARRLAAAQVSPAGALGERFDGLTALNTLKGIVEGGGLDALLERLNRLRDLILQGTPALLVTATPDDVALDVTPITALFTGTAEPHHPAVTPGARTPQARTTDSPVAFNAVAWQAVPYTHPDSPALMVLATLLRSEYLLKELREKGGAYGGFATYDPREGVFAMLSYRDPHVRRTYEIFRDARAFLNTDLGQRELTEAILSASTALDPLTSPDTIGRMRFYGDLAGYTPEVLETYKARLLATTHDDLRRVMDEWLTPERAAYALVAGRDPNEDTRDLGLTFDVQGI, from the coding sequence ATGACCACCGCTGAACCGTTGCCGGCCGCGCCGCAGGCCGGCACCCGACTGGGCCGCTACACCGTGGAACGCACCGCCAACCTGCCGGAGATGCAGGGCACCCTGGTGCTGCTGCGGCACGAGAACGGCGCCCGGCACGCCCACGTGATCCGCGACGACGAGAACAGCGCCTTCGGCGTGACCTTCCCGACCGTGCCACGCGACAGCACCGGCGTGGCGCACATCCTGGAGCACCTGGTGCTGATGGGCAGCCAGAAGTACCCGGTCCGGGACCCCTTCTTCGCCATGATTCCGCGCAGCCTGAACACGTTCATGAACGCCATGACGGCCGCCGACTGGACCACCTACCCCTTCTCCACCCGCAACGAGAAGGACTACTTCAACCTGCTGGGCGTATACCTGGACGCCACGTTCTTCCCCCTGATGCGCTACGAGTCCTTCCGGCAGGACGGGCACCGCTTCGAGTTCGCCACCCCCGACGATCCCACCACCGAACTGAAACTCCAGGGCGTGGTGTACAACGAGATGAAGGGCGCCATGGCGACCCCCGGCAGCGTGCTGCACCGCGCGTTCGGCAAGGCGCTGTACCCGGACCTGACGTACGCGAACAACAGCGGCGGGGCGCCCAGCGACATTCCCAGCCTCACGCACCAGGACCTGAAGAACTTCCACGCGGCGCACTACCACCCCAGCAACGCCTACTTCTTCACCTACGGAAAACTGCCGCTGGAGCGCATCCTGGCCGTGATCGAGGAGCACGTCATGGGCCATTTCACGGCCAGTGAACTGGACGTGAGCATCCCCGACCAGCCGCCCTTCCCCGCGCCCCGCCGCGAGACCGTCACGTACCCCAGCAGCGACGTGGAGCGCGGCGCGCAGGTCGCCGTGGGCTGGAAACTGGGCCTGAGCAGCGACGCCGACGCGAACCTGCGCTGGAGCGTGCTCAGCGACGTGCTGCTCGGCAACCCCGCCGCGCCCCTGACCCGGCCCCTGATCGACTCCGGGCTGGGCAGTGCCCTGACCGATGTGAGCGGCTACCGCGACAGCTACCGCGAAGGGGCCTTCGCCGCGGGCCTCAAGGGCCTGCCCGCCGGGAAGGCCGACGAGGTCGAGGCGCTCGTGCTGGACACCCTGCGCGCCATCGTGCACGACGGCATCGATCCGGAGCTCGTCGCGAGCAGCCTGCACCAGTTCGAGCTGTCTCAGAAGGAGGTCAGCAACGCCCGCTTCCCGTTCGCGCTGGGCGTCATGTTCCGCCTGCTGGGCCCCTGGATGAGCGGCGGCGACCCCGTCAGCGGCCTGCGCCTGGACGCCCAGATGGAGCGCCTGCGCGCCGACCTGAGCGGCAACGCCCGCCTGTTCGAGGACCTGATCCAGCGTGAGCTGCTGGACAACCCCCACCGCGTCACGCTGGAACTCGCACCCGACCCGGACCTCGCCGCCCGCGCCGAGGCGGACGAGCAGGCCCTGGTGAAGCGCCTGAGCGCCGAGTTTACCGACGAGGACCGCGCCCGCATCGTGCAGGAAAGCCTGCGGCTCAAGGAAGTGCAGGCCGAGCCCTACGACCCGTCCACACTGCCCACCCTGGCCCTGGAGGACGTGCCCACCCGCGTGCCCCGCGTGGCCTACAGCAAGGAGGACGCCGGCCGCGGCGTAGTGGGCCGCGCCGCGCAGCCCACCGGCGGGCTCACGTACGTGGACGTGCAGGTCAAGCTGCCCGAGGTGCCGGCCGACCTGCTGGACACCCTGCCGCTGTACGCCTTCGCGGTTACCCGCGGCGGCGCCGCCGACCTGGACTACCTGGCCCTCGCGCGGCGCATCGAGGCCGTGACCGGCGGCGTGAGCGCCAGCGTGGGCCTGGGCACCACCCCGGACGACCTGAACACCCTGCGCCTGAACGTCACCTTCGCCGGCAAGGCCCTGGCCCGCAACGGCGACGCGCTGGTCGGCGTGCTGCGCGACATCATCGCGCAGCCGCGCTTCACCGCCGAGCGCCTGGAGCAGCTGCTCAAGCAGCGCCTCGCAGGCATGAAGGCCGGCGTGGTCTCCCAGGGCCACGTGTACGCCCGCCGCCTCGCCGCCGCGCAGGTCAGCCCCGCCGGCGCCCTGGGGGAACGCTTCGACGGCCTCACGGCCCTGAATACCCTGAAGGGCATCGTGGAGGGCGGCGGCCTGGACGCCCTGCTGGAGCGCCTGAACCGCCTGCGCGACCTGATCCTTCAGGGCACGCCCGCGCTGCTCGTCACCGCCACGCCCGACGACGTGGCGCTGGACGTCACGCCCATCACGGCCCTGTTCACCGGCACCGCCGAGCCCCACCACCCGGCCGTCACCCCCGGCGCCCGCACCCCGCAGGCCCGCACCACCGACAGCCCCGTCGCTTTCAACGCGGTCGCGTGGCAGGCCGTGCCGTACACCCACCCGGACAGCCCGGCCCTGATGGTCCTGGCCACCCTGCTGCGCAGCGAGTACCTGCTCAAGGAACTGCGCGAGAAGGGCGGCGCGTACGGGGGCTTCGCCACCTACGACCCGCGCGAGGGCGTGTTCGCCATGCTCAGCTACCGCGACCCGCACGTGCGCCGCACCTACGAGATCTTCCGCGACGCCCGCGCCTTCCTGAACACCGACCTCGGCCAGCGGGAACTCACCGAGGCGATCCTGAGCGCCAGCACCGCCCTGGACCCCCTCACCAGCCCCGACACCATCGGCCGCATGCGCTTCTACGGCGACCTTGCCGGCTACACCCCGGAAGTGCTCGAAACGTACAAGGCCCGCCTGCTCGCCACCACCCACGACGACCTCCGGCGCGTCATGGACGAGTGGCTCACGCCCGAACGGGCCGCCTACGCCCTGGTCGCCGGGCGCGACCCGAACGAGGACACCCGGGACCTCGGCCTGACCTTCGACGTGCAGGGCATCTGA
- a CDS encoding LCP family protein — MRRRVIGLVVLAGLVALAAPMAPAVAKYGAFPQKADGPVNLLLAGVTPQYDESAAVWPYPAKPEAYTGNTDTIILAQLWPDGRTNLLSIPRDSWMNVPGYGWGKINGANPHGGPDMLVNAVQALTGLRADGYALLSLRAVRDLTDAAGGVTVDVPQRMKYDDNAGKLHVDLQPGRQRLSGEQAEGFLRFRKDNLGDIGRVARQQLFLGALVNQVKSPLNWWRLPMVVSALDRNTKSNLTRDLSGKVLGAALSGPKVQMFKVPGDFGWAGNLSVWRVDQAALRALVQQEFRDPNDPRNLSVQVLNVQAPGGSARRMKARLDALGYVNVTTGNSAGVQGATTISGPGAARVRADLGFGQVTGEAGPGADVTVRLGADTPAN; from the coding sequence GTGCGGCGTCGCGTGATTGGTCTGGTGGTTCTGGCGGGTCTGGTGGCCCTGGCCGCGCCGATGGCGCCGGCCGTGGCGAAGTACGGCGCGTTCCCGCAGAAGGCGGACGGGCCGGTGAACCTGCTGCTGGCTGGCGTGACCCCGCAGTACGACGAGAGTGCCGCCGTGTGGCCGTACCCGGCGAAGCCCGAGGCGTACACCGGGAACACGGACACGATCATCCTGGCGCAGCTGTGGCCGGACGGCCGCACGAATCTGCTGAGCATCCCGCGGGACTCGTGGATGAACGTGCCCGGCTACGGCTGGGGCAAGATCAACGGCGCAAACCCGCACGGCGGGCCGGACATGCTGGTGAACGCCGTGCAGGCCCTGACCGGCCTGCGGGCCGACGGCTACGCCCTGCTGTCCCTGCGGGCGGTGCGGGACCTGACGGACGCGGCGGGCGGCGTGACGGTGGACGTGCCGCAGCGCATGAAGTACGACGACAACGCCGGGAAGCTGCACGTGGACCTGCAGCCGGGCCGTCAGCGACTGAGCGGGGAGCAGGCCGAGGGTTTCCTGCGCTTCCGCAAGGACAACCTGGGGGACATCGGGCGGGTGGCGCGTCAGCAGCTGTTCCTGGGCGCGCTGGTGAACCAGGTGAAGAGTCCCCTGAACTGGTGGCGGCTGCCCATGGTCGTCAGTGCCCTGGACCGCAACACGAAATCGAACCTCACGCGGGACCTGAGCGGGAAGGTGCTGGGCGCGGCGCTGTCCGGGCCGAAGGTGCAGATGTTCAAGGTACCGGGCGATTTCGGCTGGGCGGGGAACCTGAGCGTGTGGCGGGTGGATCAGGCGGCGCTGCGGGCGCTGGTGCAGCAGGAGTTCCGGGACCCGAACGACCCGCGGAACCTGAGCGTGCAGGTGCTGAACGTGCAGGCCCCGGGCGGCAGCGCGCGGCGCATGAAGGCCCGGCTGGACGCGCTGGGGTACGTGAATGTGACCACCGGGAACAGCGCGGGCGTGCAGGGGGCCACCACGATTTCCGGGCCGGGCGCGGCGCGGGTCCGGGCGGACCTGGGCTTCGGGCAGGTGACCGGGGAGGCCGGGCCGGGCGCGGACGTGACGGTGCGGCTGGGCGCGGACACCCCCGCGAACTGA
- a CDS encoding GNAT family protein, translating to MYDPQLWSGGHGTRALRLWTAATFAGTDAHVLTPTTWSGNARMFRAARRCGYCECARTPEAAARQRETGRAAP from the coding sequence ATCTACGACCCACAGCTCTGGAGTGGCGGGCACGGCACGCGCGCCCTGCGCCTGTGGACCGCGGCGACCTTCGCGGGCACTGACGCGCACGTTCTCACCCCGACGACCTGGTCCGGGAACGCCCGCATGTTCCGCGCGGCGCGGCGCTGCGGGTACTGCGAGTGCGCCCGGACTCCCGAGGCGGCGGCACGACAGCGTGAAACTGGCCGCGCTGCGCCGTGA
- the gatA gene encoding Asp-tRNA(Asn)/Glu-tRNA(Gln) amidotransferase subunit GatA: protein MPVFPELPSATDLARAVTTGDATPRALLQDALARIEAARDLNAVVSLNDGAAAQADAVAARVAAGERLPLAGVPVLVKDNINVTGTPTTCGSRILQGYVSPYDATAAARLTAAGAVIVGKANMDEFAMGSSTESSAYGPTLNPWDPARVPGGSSGGSAVAVAADLTPVSLGSDTGGSVRQPAALTGVYGLKPTYGRVSRYGLVAYASSLDQIGPFARTAADLAVVMNVIAGHDPRDATSLNAPPQFAPGTADDLRGLRVGVIRESLDGNTAGVTAALNATLDALRGAGAQVSEVSLPTLRHAIATYYLIAMPEASSNLARFDGMVYGPRAAAGDVTQSMTLTREQGFGREVQRRIMLGTYALSSGYYDAYYSKAMRVRRLIADDFTRAFLDVDVLVTPTSPFPAFRRGEKTGDPLAMYAADVDTVAVNLAGLPGLSVPAGMETVDGVALPVGVQFIAPALQDERLVRLAGGLEAVGAVQVARPAR, encoded by the coding sequence ATGCCCGTGTTCCCTGAGCTGCCCTCCGCCACCGACCTGGCCCGCGCCGTGACGACCGGCGACGCCACGCCCCGGGCCCTGCTGCAGGACGCCCTGGCCCGCATCGAGGCGGCCCGCGACCTGAACGCCGTGGTCAGCCTGAATGATGGCGCGGCCGCGCAGGCGGACGCCGTGGCCGCCCGGGTCGCGGCCGGCGAGCGGCTGCCGCTGGCGGGCGTGCCGGTGCTCGTCAAGGACAACATCAACGTGACCGGCACGCCCACCACCTGCGGCAGCCGCATCCTGCAGGGGTACGTGAGCCCGTACGACGCGACCGCCGCCGCGCGGCTGACCGCGGCGGGCGCGGTGATCGTCGGCAAGGCGAACATGGACGAGTTCGCGATGGGTTCCAGCACCGAGAGCAGCGCGTACGGCCCCACCCTGAACCCCTGGGACCCGGCGCGCGTGCCGGGCGGCAGTTCCGGCGGGAGTGCGGTCGCGGTCGCGGCGGACCTCACGCCGGTCAGCCTGGGCAGCGACACGGGCGGCAGCGTCCGGCAGCCGGCGGCCCTGACCGGCGTGTACGGCCTGAAGCCCACCTACGGCCGCGTGAGCCGCTACGGCCTGGTGGCGTACGCCAGCAGCCTGGACCAGATCGGGCCGTTTGCCCGCACCGCCGCTGACCTGGCGGTGGTGATGAACGTGATCGCCGGGCACGACCCGCGCGACGCGACCAGCCTGAACGCCCCGCCGCAGTTCGCGCCGGGCACCGCCGACGACCTGCGGGGCCTGCGGGTGGGCGTGATCCGCGAGAGTCTGGACGGGAACACCGCCGGCGTCACTGCGGCCCTGAACGCCACCCTGGACGCCCTGCGCGGCGCGGGCGCCCAGGTCAGCGAGGTGAGCCTGCCCACCCTGCGCCACGCCATCGCCACGTACTACCTGATCGCCATGCCGGAGGCGAGCAGCAACCTCGCCCGCTTCGACGGCATGGTGTACGGCCCGCGCGCCGCGGCAGGCGACGTGACGCAGAGCATGACCCTGACGCGCGAGCAGGGCTTCGGGCGGGAGGTGCAGCGGCGCATCATGCTGGGCACCTACGCCCTGAGCAGCGGGTACTACGACGCGTACTACAGCAAGGCCATGCGCGTGCGCCGCCTGATCGCCGACGACTTCACGCGCGCGTTTCTGGACGTGGACGTGCTGGTTACGCCCACCAGCCCCTTCCCGGCCTTCCGGCGCGGCGAGAAGACCGGGGACCCGCTGGCGATGTACGCCGCGGACGTGGACACCGTCGCCGTGAACCTGGCGGGCCTGCCGGGGCTCAGCGTGCCCGCCGGGATGGAGACCGTGGACGGCGTGGCCCTGCCGGTGGGCGTGCAGTTCATCGCCCCGGCCCTGCAGGACGAGCGGCTGGTGCGCCTGGCCGGGGGACTGGAGGCGGTGGGCGCGGTGCAGGTGGCCCGGCCGGCGCGCTGA